In a single window of the bacterium genome:
- the rsmA gene encoding 16S rRNA (adenine(1518)-N(6)/adenine(1519)-N(6))-dimethyltransferase RsmA: MNYIQRAKQFKTKKRLGQNFLVNEKIIQKIIDEAALNSDDTVIEIGAGAGFVTEKLAEIAKKVIAIELDENAIEVLQALPCKNIELIHQDILKTDISKLIESPVKIIANIPYYITSPIIVHLLGEIDDFNNKNRQCIKEIILMVQYEVARRIIANEKSPSKDYGLLSILVNFWAETELICKVPSKSFYPAPKVDSALIKFKIRQKPIIDLENPKLFRKIIKAAFGTRRKTLKNALLQGGFSGEVLSKAFEESGIIPDRRGETLSMQEYKILTDCINRLLNR, encoded by the coding sequence TTGAATTATATCCAAAGAGCAAAACAATTTAAGACAAAAAAGCGTTTAGGGCAAAATTTTCTGGTTAATGAAAAGATTATTCAAAAAATTATTGATGAAGCCGCTTTAAATTCTGATGATACAGTTATTGAAATAGGAGCAGGGGCGGGTTTTGTAACAGAAAAACTTGCAGAAATTGCCAAAAAAGTTATAGCCATTGAGCTTGACGAAAATGCAATTGAGGTCTTACAAGCACTTCCCTGCAAAAACATTGAACTAATTCATCAAGACATATTAAAAACAGACATTTCAAAACTTATAGAAAGCCCCGTTAAAATCATAGCAAATATTCCGTACTATATAACAAGCCCTATTATAGTGCATTTACTGGGAGAAATTGATGATTTTAACAATAAAAACAGGCAGTGCATAAAAGAAATCATTTTAATGGTTCAATATGAAGTTGCAAGAAGAATTATAGCAAATGAAAAAAGCCCTTCAAAAGATTATGGACTGTTATCCATACTTGTAAATTTTTGGGCAGAAACAGAACTTATATGCAAAGTTCCCTCAAAGAGTTTTTATCCCGCTCCAAAAGTAGATTCTGCACTTATAAAATTCAAAATAAGACAAAAACCTATTATCGATCTGGAAAATCCGAAACTTTTCAGGAAAATAATTAAAGCAGCTTTTGGAACAAGAAGAAAAACCCTAAAAAATGCCCTTTTGCAGGGCGGATTTTCCGGTGAAGTTCTCTCAAAAGCCTTTGAAGAAAGCGGAATTATTCCTGACAGAAGGGGAGAAACTCTTTCAATGCAGGAATATAAAATTTTAACAGATTGTATTAACCGGTTATTAAACAGGTAA
- a CDS encoding glutamate-cysteine ligase family protein, with the protein MIYDKSQFTELFKNGCKSKENFRIGLEFEKLAVDSKSYRAVPYSGEKGINCFLSGYKAFSEMEEVIINDNLLGLKEEFAYISLEPGCQTEISTYPYKKISEIASKIEEYNQKTAIIGEKLGIDWIGYGIQPVSTFDDIKIIPKKRYEIMTEYLPKKGDKALVMMRETAGIQTSIDYESEEDAVNKIRVSLAISPIITAMFANSPIRGGKETGYKSYRASAWLNTDNDRCGLISKKIFEKDFSFADYAEYLLDVPMFFIERNNAIINATHLTFREFYNNGLSEFTANIDDWDLHMSTVFPDVRLKNFIEIRNCDCQRKDMIFALPAMVKGILYNETAMYQAWDLVKDFNWHELEEIRHSVPKLGLKTTVKGIKIADLAKELVNIAEFSLLSDPETAEETVYLEKLKELVEQEKTPADIILKNWNSGWNKNIEKLIEYSKLN; encoded by the coding sequence ATGATTTACGATAAATCCCAATTTACTGAATTATTTAAAAACGGCTGCAAGTCTAAAGAGAATTTCAGAATAGGTCTTGAGTTTGAAAAATTGGCGGTGGATTCTAAAAGTTACAGAGCTGTTCCATATTCAGGAGAAAAGGGAATTAACTGCTTTTTATCCGGTTATAAAGCTTTTAGCGAAATGGAAGAAGTTATTATAAACGATAATCTGTTGGGATTAAAAGAGGAATTTGCGTATATATCTCTTGAACCGGGCTGTCAAACAGAAATAAGCACATATCCGTATAAAAAAATCTCGGAAATAGCTTCTAAAATTGAGGAATATAACCAAAAAACAGCTATTATCGGTGAAAAACTTGGTATTGATTGGATTGGATACGGAATTCAGCCTGTTTCCACCTTTGATGATATAAAAATAATTCCCAAAAAACGCTATGAAATAATGACAGAGTATCTTCCTAAAAAAGGAGATAAGGCTCTTGTTATGATGAGGGAGACAGCTGGAATCCAAACATCTATTGACTACGAATCAGAAGAAGATGCGGTAAATAAAATCAGAGTTTCTCTTGCAATTTCGCCAATAATTACTGCAATGTTCGCAAATTCCCCTATTAGAGGAGGAAAAGAAACAGGATATAAGTCTTATAGGGCTTCTGCATGGCTAAATACAGATAATGACAGATGCGGGCTTATAAGTAAAAAAATATTTGAAAAAGATTTTTCTTTTGCTGATTACGCGGAATATCTTTTAGACGTACCTATGTTTTTTATAGAAAGAAATAACGCTATTATAAATGCTACACATCTTACTTTTAGGGAGTTTTACAATAACGGTCTTTCGGAATTTACTGCTAACATTGATGATTGGGATTTGCACATGTCAACAGTATTTCCTGATGTTAGATTGAAAAATTTTATTGAAATAAGAAATTGCGACTGTCAGAGAAAAGACATGATTTTTGCTCTTCCTGCTATGGTTAAAGGAATTTTGTATAACGAAACTGCTATGTATCAGGCATGGGATTTAGTAAAAGATTTCAATTGGCATGAATTGGAAGAAATAAGGCATTCCGTACCAAAATTGGGTCTTAAAACTACAGTAAAAGGGATAAAAATTGCCGATTTGGCAAAAGAGTTAGTTAATATAGCGGAGTTTTCTCTTCTTTCTGATCCGGAAACCGCAGAGGAAACTGTTTATCTTGAAAAATTAAAAGAATTAGTTGAACAAGAAAAAACTCCGGCCGATATAATTCTAAAAAACTGGAATTCAGGCTGGAATAAAAACATTGAAAAACTTATTGAATATTCAAAATTAAATTAA
- a CDS encoding homoserine O-acetyltransferase, with amino-acid sequence MNNSVGIVETKYFSFDEKINLENGLDFGPITVAYETYGELNEDKSNAILVLHALSGDAHAAGYHSSEDKKPGWWDNMIGPEKAFDTNKYFIISSNFLGGCKGTTGPSSINPETGKPYGTSFPVITVEDMVKVQKKLIDFFGIKKLLNVAGGSMGGMQALEWAIQYPNMVKSCVAIASASRLSAQNIAFNEVGRNAIISDPNWKNGNYYDSETPATGLALARMIGHITYLSEESMHQKFGRKLQDKLKPDFNFDINFQVESYLRYQGQSFVDRFDANSYLYITKAMDYFDLHQKYGSLAHAFKDSKSKFLFITFSTDWLFPPEELKNTARTLMSLEKEITYCNIDSPYGHDSFLLEVEDQTKILKNFLKGVNA; translated from the coding sequence TTGAATAATTCAGTTGGAATAGTTGAAACAAAATATTTTTCGTTTGATGAAAAAATAAATCTTGAAAACGGTCTGGATTTTGGTCCGATTACTGTTGCTTATGAAACTTATGGCGAACTTAACGAAGACAAAAGCAACGCTATCCTCGTCTTGCATGCACTTTCAGGAGATGCACATGCGGCAGGCTACCATTCATCGGAAGACAAAAAACCCGGCTGGTGGGATAATATGATAGGTCCTGAAAAAGCTTTTGATACAAACAAATATTTTATAATCTCTTCAAATTTTCTCGGAGGCTGCAAAGGCACAACAGGTCCATCTTCTATAAACCCTGAAACAGGTAAGCCTTACGGGACAAGCTTTCCTGTAATAACAGTTGAAGATATGGTTAAAGTTCAAAAAAAACTTATAGATTTTTTCGGAATAAAAAAACTTTTGAACGTTGCGGGCGGCTCTATGGGAGGAATGCAAGCTTTAGAATGGGCTATTCAGTATCCTAATATGGTTAAATCTTGCGTTGCAATAGCTTCTGCAAGCAGATTATCAGCTCAAAACATTGCTTTCAACGAAGTCGGCAGAAATGCAATAATTTCTGATCCTAACTGGAAAAATGGCAATTATTATGATTCTGAAACTCCTGCAACAGGTCTTGCTCTTGCCAGAATGATAGGACATATTACTTACTTAAGCGAAGAATCTATGCACCAAAAATTCGGCAGAAAGCTTCAGGACAAACTAAAGCCTGATTTCAACTTTGATATTAATTTTCAGGTGGAAAGTTATCTGCGGTATCAGGGACAAAGCTTTGTAGACAGGTTTGACGCGAATAGTTATTTATATATAACAAAAGCTATGGATTATTTTGATCTTCACCAAAAATACGGCTCACTTGCACATGCCTTTAAGGACAGCAAGTCCAAATTTTTATTTATTACCTTTTCTACGGATTGGCTTTTCCCTCCGGAAGAGCTTAAAAACACTGCAAGGACTCTCATGAGCCTTGAAAAAGAAATCACTTACTGCAATATTGATTCACCTTACGGACATGACTCCTTTCTTTTGGAAGTTGAAGACCAGACAAAGATTTTGAAAAACTTCCTTAAAGGTGTTAATGCTTAA
- a CDS encoding thiamine pyrophosphate-binding protein, whose product MTMEITISEYLIQSLQKAGIGHIFGIPGDYVIKFFGELEKSSLETVGTCSEQGAAFAADAYSRVNGLGALCVTYCVGGLNTVNAVAGAYAEKAPLIVISGAPGVNERNNDYLLHHSIKDFNSQLNIFKEVTVAQCVLDDTYSAPYEIDRVIAACIKHKRPVYIEFPRDMIHSKCLIPPPKKEIISSKNNEIFSEALKEAVKMIKAAKKPVILGGVEIRRYGLEKEFLKLLENTGYPYVTNILGKSVVAESHPQFLGVYMGKMAEPEVIKYMEESDCTIILGALMTDTDTGTAELNISKTIYASADEFFIKHHYFKDIDLGEFIQRLAQEFKSDREQKKDSFLPEITKNNKLDEYIAQSETPMKIKRFFDRLNTFIPEGSPVICDVGDCLFGSATLKIPKDSVYLGPAFYTSMGYAIPATLGVLIKNPDLRPIVIVGDGAFQMTGHELSCFARYNLKPIIFVLNNNGYTTQRFLKDGKYNDIQNWNYHLFPQIVGAGLGLEVNTEEEFEDALQKAENNTESFTIINIHFDKYDKSDTLFRLTSMLGKNVE is encoded by the coding sequence ATGACAATGGAAATAACTATAAGTGAATATCTTATCCAAAGTCTTCAAAAAGCGGGGATTGGACATATTTTTGGAATACCCGGTGATTATGTCATTAAATTCTTTGGCGAGCTTGAAAAAAGTTCGTTGGAAACCGTTGGAACATGTTCAGAGCAGGGTGCAGCTTTTGCAGCAGATGCGTATTCTCGTGTAAACGGGCTTGGTGCGCTATGTGTAACTTATTGTGTCGGAGGACTTAATACTGTAAACGCCGTAGCAGGAGCTTATGCAGAAAAAGCCCCTTTAATAGTAATAAGCGGAGCTCCCGGAGTTAATGAAAGAAATAATGATTACCTTCTTCACCACTCAATAAAAGATTTTAATTCGCAGCTCAATATTTTTAAAGAAGTAACTGTTGCGCAATGCGTGTTAGATGATACTTATAGCGCTCCTTATGAAATAGACAGGGTTATAGCTGCATGTATAAAGCATAAAAGACCTGTATATATAGAATTTCCAAGAGATATGATTCATTCAAAATGTCTTATCCCTCCTCCAAAAAAAGAAATAATTTCTTCAAAAAACAATGAAATTTTTAGCGAAGCGCTTAAAGAAGCGGTAAAAATGATTAAAGCTGCAAAAAAACCGGTTATTTTAGGCGGTGTCGAAATAAGAAGATATGGTCTTGAAAAAGAATTTCTAAAACTTCTTGAAAATACCGGTTATCCCTACGTAACAAATATTCTCGGAAAATCTGTTGTTGCTGAATCGCATCCGCAGTTCCTCGGGGTTTATATGGGAAAAATGGCCGAACCTGAAGTAATAAAATATATGGAAGAAAGCGATTGCACAATTATTTTGGGTGCTTTGATGACTGATACTGATACAGGAACAGCCGAATTAAATATTTCCAAAACAATTTATGCTTCCGCGGATGAGTTTTTTATCAAACACCATTATTTTAAAGATATAGATCTTGGAGAATTTATACAAAGACTTGCTCAAGAATTTAAGTCTGACAGAGAACAGAAAAAAGATTCATTTCTTCCTGAAATAACAAAAAACAACAAACTTGATGAATATATTGCTCAATCTGAAACGCCTATGAAAATAAAAAGATTTTTTGATAGGTTAAATACTTTTATTCCTGAAGGAAGTCCTGTTATTTGCGATGTTGGCGATTGTTTATTCGGTTCTGCAACTCTAAAAATCCCAAAAGATTCTGTATATTTAGGTCCTGCTTTTTACACATCAATGGGTTATGCCATACCTGCAACTTTAGGTGTTTTGATAAAAAACCCTGATTTAAGACCTATAGTAATTGTCGGAGACGGGGCTTTTCAGATGACAGGTCATGAACTTTCGTGTTTTGCCCGTTATAACTTAAAACCAATAATTTTCGTACTTAATAATAATGGCTATACAACCCAAAGATTCTTAAAAGACGGTAAATACAATGATATTCAAAATTGGAATTATCATTTATTCCCTCAAATAGTCGGGGCAGGTCTCGGGCTTGAAGTTAACACAGAAGAAGAGTTTGAAGATGCTTTGCAAAAAGCGGAAAATAATACTGAAAGCTTTACTATAATTAACATTCACTTTGATAAATACGATAAATCCGATACTCTGTTCAGGCTTACCAGTATGCTGGGAAAAAACGTCGAATAA
- a CDS encoding desulfoferrodoxin — MTAERFDVYKCDHCGIIIEVLGGGAGTLVCCNTPMRLLKENATDAAIEKHVPIIEVIPNGVKVSVGNVAHPMLEEHYVEWIEIIADGKIYRQYLKPHEKPEAVFNIQAENIVIREYCNLHGLWKLEK, encoded by the coding sequence ATGACGGCTGAAAGATTTGATGTCTACAAATGCGATCATTGCGGAATAATTATTGAAGTACTTGGCGGAGGAGCAGGGACGCTTGTTTGCTGTAATACTCCTATGAGGCTTTTAAAAGAAAACGCAACCGATGCGGCTATCGAAAAACATGTTCCTATTATAGAAGTTATCCCCAATGGTGTTAAAGTGTCGGTTGGCAACGTAGCCCATCCTATGTTAGAAGAACATTATGTAGAATGGATTGAAATAATTGCCGACGGTAAAATCTATCGACAGTATTTAAAACCACACGAAAAACCTGAAGCCGTATTTAACATACAGGCTGAAAATATTGTTATAAGAGAGTATTGCAACTTGCATGGTTTATGGAAGTTAGAAAAATAG
- a CDS encoding ferritin, translated as MLISRIEKELNKQLNKEFFSAYLYMSMSAYFQSVDLLGFANWMNIQAKEEMLHAEKFYNFIQERNGKVVLEQIEKPQTDWASPLAAFENSLEHELFITASINELVDAALEEKDHATNIFLQWFVTEQIEEESNSTEIIRKLKLMKDAPGGMYMLDKELAARTLVLPPTA; from the coding sequence ATGCTTATATCAAGAATAGAAAAAGAATTAAACAAACAACTAAATAAAGAATTTTTCTCGGCGTATCTTTATATGTCAATGTCTGCTTATTTTCAGTCGGTTGATTTGTTGGGTTTTGCAAACTGGATGAATATTCAGGCAAAAGAAGAAATGCTTCATGCCGAAAAATTTTATAATTTTATTCAAGAAAGAAACGGAAAAGTTGTTCTTGAGCAGATTGAAAAACCTCAGACAGATTGGGCTTCCCCTCTTGCTGCTTTTGAAAATTCTCTGGAACATGAACTTTTTATTACAGCTTCAATTAATGAGCTCGTAGATGCGGCTCTTGAAGAAAAAGACCACGCCACAAACATCTTTTTACAATGGTTTGTAACAGAACAAATCGAGGAAGAGTCCAACTCAACTGAAATTATAAGAAAACTCAAACTCATGAAAGATGCGCCGGGTGGAATGTATATGCTTGATAAAGAACTTGCAGCAAGAACTCTTGTTTTACCGCCGACCGCGTAA